The genomic DNA CGAAAGCAGCAAAATGACAAGGCTGGCCAGGCCAAGCAATAGGCGCCCAGCTGGAAATTTACGGCCGAAGAGTGCCAACCATAACCCAATAGCTCCGCCCAGGCCCAGAGTGATGGAAGTCATATAAGGGTGTGAGAGACGCACTGCAGAGAGCGACACTCCATTTAGGAGGCTGTTTGCAACTGCTGTAGCAAAAACAGCCATCAGCCCCAGGGCAAAAGGCCAAAGCCGCTCAGTACTTTTTAGGGCGGCCCCAACCCCGATTAGCCCAGCCATCAGCAGGGTTCGGGCCAGAGCTAGGAGACTCGCCTCGGCGGGGGACGGCGAGAATAGAGCTGGGATTTGCTGGCTTAGAGCATAAAAACCCAGTAACCAAAGCGCAGCCTTTGGAAGTGAGCGCAACTGAGAAAGCGCCAGCAAAGAGAGAGGCGAAAGGAGATAGAAAGGAGCCAGGAGAGCCAGCCAGACCTGGAGCCAACGCGGTGAGGATGAGGAAGTGCCCTGAGCAGCAGACATTGGCGTCACTATAGGGTTTCTCGGTTGCTTTATTCCTGTTTTCAGTCCGAGGAGTGGTAGTTATAGCTGGGGCTTTCTTTGGCTGGCTTCCGTTTTGGAACTCTTTTGAAAGGCTGACCCCTTATAGTTGAATCGAAGTGACTGACACGCGACCTGATTCCCGTTACTCTGAGCCCCCACTTTCACCGCGCCGTGAAGAAGATGAATTGGACCTTCGGGTGCTGTGGCAGGGGGTGCGGCACCGATTGCCGGCTATCTTGTTAGCAAGTTTGCTGCTGGCTGGTGGGGCTTATTTATGGGCTGGGAGCCGACCTCCAGTCTATGAGGCAAGTAATAGTCTGCTGGCTACTAATCCTCAGGGGCAGGACACTACACTTCCAGGTGGCCTGGGCAAAGCGCCAACTTTGCCCAGCGGTGTGGTTGATCAGGTGATGAAAAGCCCTCTAATCCTCGGTAAGGTGATTGATCAATTACAGCATTCTGCGCTACCTGAAGAAGAACGAAATCACCTGGTGCAGGCGTTGCAAGATGATCTCCGGACGCAGCAGCTGCGCACTGTGACTCTGGAGAGCGATATTCAGCCCTATAACAATGGCAGTGGCATCTACACAGTCCATGCTTTTGCCGGGTCAGCTCAAGGGGCCAAGGTGCTGGCTGACCTTGCTGGGCAGGCACTCCTGAACTGGGACCGCGACCGCGCCCTGGAGGGACTCCGCCGCAGCGAAGCTGGGTTTCAGGCACAGGCCAAGCAAGTTGAGCGACAGCTCAGTTCAGCTACCTCACAGGAACGTCAGGCTCTCTTGGCACAGCAGTCCACCATTCAAAGCAATCTGGTGCAGTTGGGTTTGCTTGAAGAATCTGTCACGGGTGTCTTGTCACAGCTCACCACCGCGGTGGAACCTGGAGCGCCTATTTCGCCCAGGCCTTTGCGCACAGCTGCGCTTGTTGGTCTGATCTCCTTAATGTTGGGTCTAATCTATTCTCTATTCCGAACCCTGCTGGACCGGAGTATTCGCTCTGAAGATGACTTACTGGCTCTGAGCCTGCCAACTTTAGCCGTATTGCCTCAGGTTCGGAAACGGGACGTGCTGCTTTCAGGCATTGTACGCGCTGGACGCAGTGCCGGTCTGTACGAATCAGTAGGCTATCTGCGGGTCAATCTTATGTCGGAGCTGCGCCGTATAGACCATCCCATTGTGATGATTACCAGCACAGCGCCCGGCGAAGGCAAAAGCAGTTTGACCGCGACTCTGGCCGACGGCTTTGCCAGTAGCGGACAACGTGTTTTGGTTGTGGATATTGATCTTCGCCGTGGTACACAGGCAGAAGTCTGGGAAAAAAATGGTGAAACAGCCAACTGGGTTCAATTGGTTGGTCATGATGGCGCACAAACCACCCGTGAAGCTCTACTTGACCCGTATAACGTTCAGGTGTTGGAAGCAGAAACAAATGTGCATGTGTTACCTGCCGGTCCCGGATTACAGGATTCCATGCAGCTGCTGAACCGCGCGGATCTGACTGCAGCTTTTGCTCTATGGCGTCAGCATTATGACATTGTCCTGGTGGATAGTGCTCCCTTACTGGCTTTGGCAGACGGCTTGGTGGTTGGCAAGCACGCCGACGGAGTTATTCTGGTCACAGAGGCAGGAGAAACTCCTCTTCAGGCGGTTAAAACGGCTGTGAGCCGAGCTAAACGCAATGATCTAAAATTGCTTGGTGCCGTAATTAACAAAATGAATGTGAGTAATAGCAATAGTTATACTTACTCCTATAATTATAATGTTCGAAGTTAACAGGTTTATGAAATAGGAGTTGGGATTTGCAAAGCAAAACTGGGAAAAATCTACTTGGGGTTTATGGAGTTCAGTTTGGCAGCATTGTCCTTCCTCTTATCCTTATTCCTCTTATGGCTAGGACGTTAGGCCCGGAATTGTGGGGGCATTTCGTTACGTTACAGGCTTTAGCTTTAGCGCTTACGCTGGTAGTCGATTATGGCTTTGGCTTTTCGGCCACTCGGTATATAGCGCGGCATCAAGATGACCCCCAGGCGATTAGAGACTGCGTTAATGCTGTCTTATCTGCCAAGGCGCTGTTGGCTCTGTTGCTGTTGTTAATTGCAGCTGTCATTTTTATGACGATGCCAGCTTTCCAGGAATCGCCCTGGGGTTTCTGGGCAGCTATGATCTTTGCTATTACTCAGGGCAGCTCTCCCTTATGGTATTTCCAGGGCAAAGAGGATGTTTTTCCAGTAGCTGTCCGGGATATTTCTCTGCGAGCCTTAGCAACGATTGTATTAGTATTGACACTAAAGGATTTTTCTAACGATTGGTATTACTTCTTGGTGTTCTCTTTATTTAATGGTCTTTCTTATATATATTCTACTCTGTTGATGCTGAGAGAGACAGGACGCTACGAAATAAAGCCGAGTAAAATTATATACTTTTTAAAAGACGGGGCGCAAATGTTTATATTCCGGGCTTTTGGGAGTCTATATGGTGTTACCAATGTAATGTTGCTTAGGACTTTTGCATCGGCCAGTGCTGTGGGCTTTTATAGCAACGCCGAGAAATCAGTTGGGGTATCCAGAAGTATGTTGCCACCTTTCACGCAAGTAATGTTTCCTAAAGTCGCCTCTCTTCTTTCAAAAGATCCCGAAAAAGCTTGGCAAGCTCTTATGAAATCCTATGCTATTCTTTTACTGGCTTCGCTGGCTATGAGTACCGGCCTTTATATACTTTCAGACTGGATAATCGCTCTACTTTTCGGGAATGCTTACATGGCTTCATCTAGAATTATGAAAATATTGTCAATCGCGTTGCCTTTTGTTGCAACTTATGATGTGTTTGGTATTCAATGGCTCCTTTCGCTGGGCAAGGATAAGGTATTTACAAATATTACTGTTTTTTGTAGTCTAGTGGCTTTAGCAATAGCCTGTTTTATTGCAGCCCCCTACGGGGCTAGAGGCCTAGCATACTGTTCTGTTTTCATAGATGGGCTATCGGCCTCTCTAATGGTCATCTATGCTCTCAGATATCGTCGGAAGCTATTTAGCAATGAAATAGACGGGAGAGAACTATGAGAGGAAAAGGGAAAGTCCATATCTTTATAGATAATATTACAAACCAGGCCGGGACCGAGCGTGCTGTGGTCAACTTGGCTAATAATCTTTCTGGTCACGGACATCATACTATAATTTATAGTCTTTATAGTGTATCAGGCGGTCCGGTCTATCCAATTGCTTCTGCGGTAAAGATAGTACATATGAAGTTAGACTCTTATAGACTATCTTCATGGCCTTCAATTTTAAGTTTTGCTTACCTCTTCAGAGCTGTCTTTGTACAAACGCGACATCTCCAGGGGGCCTTGATTGGAACTGGGGGTACACTGAATATACTGTTAAGTATTTTAGGTAAGCGTGAGCAGAAGACAATAGCATGCGAACACTTCAATTATGATAGTGCGACTCCTTTTATACGATTTATGCGGGATAGGTTTGTGCGCCATGCGGACTATCTAGTAGTGCTTACTAAAGACGATGCAGAAATATATTTATCACAAGGTTATCGGAATATTATCGTTATTCCTAACGAGATTTCCTTCGAGGCCAGCGGAAAGCCTAACTATAATGCACTTAAGTTGCTGGCTGTTGGTCGCCTAACCGTGGAAAAAGGTTTTGACATTCTTATTAGGATGATGATACCTGTGCTTAGAACGCACGATTCATGGGAACTTTATATATATGGGCGGGGTGAGATGGAGCAGCAACTCCGTGAGATGATTGAACAATCCTCTCTTCAAGAGCGTATATTTATTATGCCGCCTTCAAATGAGATTGAAAAAGTTTACCTTTCGTCTTCTATTTTTTTGTTTCCCTCCCGTTACGAGGGCTTTGGCTTAGTTCTACTTGAAGCTAAAACATCCGGCTTGCCTACCGTGGCTTTCAACTGCCCTTCCGGCCCCAGTACTATTATCGTAGATAAAGAAGATGGTTTTTTGATACCTCTGGGTGATGAAGCAGAATTCCAGCGGCGCACTACTCAATTGATGGATGATATAAGCTTACGTCAGCAGATGGGACAGCAGGGCCAGATCAATGCTCAAGCATTTGATTCCGAGCATATTTATCAGCTATGGCAAAAGATTCTAGATTGATGTTCTTCAAAAGATAAACGAGTGGTAGAGGCTTTTAGAATCTAAAAAGGAGAGACTGTGCGTATTACATTAATATCTACGCAACTTGGAATGGGAGGGGCAGAAAACCTGGTATGTAATCTGGCCGACCAATTTGTAGCACGCGGTCACCAAGTGCAGTTGGTTTCCCTGCTGGGGGAGCCGGTAGTAGTTCCTCATTCTTCTGAGGTGCAAATGGTCAATCTGCGTCTCGATAAGCGTAACCCAGCGAGCTGGCCTTTAGGTCTGGCTTATTTTCAGAAAGCTATAGCACTGTTCAGCCCTGACATTGTTCATGCTCATTCTTTCCATTCCATTATGTTGGCGCGTCTAGCACGGCCGCTGCTTAAGTTTCCCAAACTGATTTCTAGTGGTCATAGTCAGTATGAGGGCGAAGGGAAGCAAGCTCTACTTTATAGGTCTACAGATTTTCTATCTGATGTGATGACTAACATCAGTAAGGAATCAACTCAAGCACTTATCCAACGTGTCGGTTTAAGGCGGGATAAAGTTTTAACGGTTTATAATGGTATTGATACGGATAAGTACGTTTTCTCTGCTGTGGAGAGAGCGTCTACGCGTGCTTGCCTAGGCTTACATGCAGATGATCAGATTGTTCTAGCAATCGGCCGACTTAGTCCTCCAAAAGACTTTCCTAACCTATTCAAAGCTATTAAACTGTTGGAGGCTTCTGAAATAGAGAGTAAAAGCCTTAAAGTCTTGATTGCGGGGACTGGGCCTGAAGACTATAGACAGGAGTTAAAAAACTTGATTATTGAGCTTGGACTAGAGACTGAAATCCGCTTTTTAGGTGTGCGCCGTGATATACCTGCTCTGCTTTCAGCAGCTGACATTTTTGTACTTTCTTCTGCATGGGAAGGCTTTGGCTTGGTTGTCGCTGAAGCTATGGCCTGCGAACGGGTAGTGGTGGCCACTGATTGTGGTGGAATCCGCGAAGTGGTTGGAGAAGAAGGGTTTATTTGCCCCCCCAGAGATCCTGTTAGCTTAGCTAAAAGTTTAAGAGAGGCATTGGCCTTGTCTCCATATCAAGCTACTGCCTTGGGAACACGGGCCAGACAGTGGGTTGTGGAGCGGTTTGACCTTAAGCAAGTGGCTGAGCAGTGGTTGCAGCTTTACCGAAAAATCTAAACTGAGGAGGCAGAATATGTTTGTATCGGTAATTATTGCTAGTCGTGGTCGCCCCCAGGTACTAGCCGAGACTGTGAAATCTATCCTGCAACAGGCCCGGCGCCCTGATGAAATTATCATTGCGGTGACCACCACCGACGATGTTCTGCCCGGCATGGATGGCTCTGGCGTTCAAGTCATTATTTCTCCACCGGGCTCCAGTGTGCAGCGTAACGAGGCTATTGCTGCCCTCAATCCGGCTTCAGATCTGGTAGTTTTTTTAGATGATGATGTAGAAGTGGCATCTGATTATCTAATTAAAGTAACCAACTTTATGGAAGTAGTCCCTGACGTAGCTGCTTTTAGTAGTACGCCTGTACTAGATAAAGCTATGGGAGGGCGTCTCCCACGTGAAGAGGCAAAAGCAATATTGGTAAATTCACTTGTATCTGACCCAGATGTACGGTCCGCACGTGGACTATACGGCTGTAATATGGTAGTCCGCGCTAAATACGCACGTCGAGAAAAATTCGATGAACGGTTGGTCAGTTACGCTTGGCTAGAGGACCGAGACTATGGGATCCGTATGGAGAAATATGGTGCTGTCGTCAACTATGACGGTGGTCGTATTGTGCACTTTGGCACGCCTGGGGGAAGAATCTCTGAGGTGCGTATGGGGTATATCCAGATAATGAACCCCGCCTATCTCTTCTTCGTTAAGAAAGAGCTGACTTTTAGAGAGTACGTTGACCATGGCATAAATGGCTTTCTTGCGAATCTAGCCCACAGGCTTGGCGTACTGACTCTTTTAAGACCTCAATCAATCATGACTATTGATAGGAATCAGAGATTAAAGGGAAATTTTCTAGCTCTTCGGGACATTTTTATTGGAAAACTGGATCCTCGTTTGGTGTTGGAAGTTGAGAGTCGTTGAATGAGTTATGGGAATGGAGCCACGACTTGAAGTTGCGTAGACCAGATACTTCTTCCATACAGGTCGCCTTGCTTTATCTGCCATTTTTAGCTTATGCATTTTATTGGGGCTACCGGCCAATTAACATAGGGTCAGATACACCAGCTTATATGGGGATGTTCAGAGCATATCAGCTAGGGGACCAAGGATTTATTAACAGCATTGATCAGGGCTTCCTTTATTTTATTGCTCTCGTTAATTTATTTACGTCTTCGCCTTTTAATTTTCTATTTGCCATATGTCTGTTTATCTCTATCTGTTTTTATATGGTAGGTGTGAGATTCCTTAATAGTCCATTCTATCTTTCCCTGTATACAGTATTATTACTCTCGTCTTCATTTTATCTGGCCTATAATATCAATATTTTGCGGCAGGGCATGGCTTCAGCTGTAGCAATGCTATTGATGGCATTATTGGTCAATTATCGAGGCTGGTTTTTGCGTATTCTAGCATCACCTGCTGCAATCTTATTTCATAAGATTGGTGGTTTGCTAACAATACCAATGGTACTGGGCACACGTCGGCCAGGCATGGTGTATTTTTGGTTGGCAGCAGTCTTCATCAGCCTGTTCAGTGGGTTATATGCCCCTTTTGCTATCCAGATTCTGCCCACCGACTATGTGGATTATGCTACGGGAAATTTTAACTACCGCGTTGGCTTTCGCCCTGATTTCGTGGCCTTTAGTTCTATTCCCCTGCTACTTCTGCTGATTTTGCCGTTCAGGAAAATGTCACCCAATACGCGTTGGATTTTTAATGCCTATGTACTGATGAATGGCGTAGGACACCTGATGAACTTTATTTCCTATGCCGACCGCTTTCTGATTGCATCATGGGTACTGCTGCCGCTACTTTCGACGCTGGTAATCAAGGATATCAATGAGCGTGGCTACACGAAGACCGAGAATAAGAGGTTCTTCAGCGCGCTGGTGATTCTGGGGCTGCTGCTGGTCAATTCCTTTTTCTATCTGAGGGGATTCTGATTTCCTTGTCGTTGGCCCCATTTACCTGGGCCTCCCCACATCTGTATCCATGACATAACGGAGGATGAGAGTGTACAACGCAGATTTAGCAGAGCGGCCCCTGGTTACCATCGGGTTGCCCGTATACAACGCTCAGGATTACGTTGCCCGGACAATTACCTCGGTTCTGAACCAGACCTATAGCAACTGGGAACTGCTGATCCTTGATGATGGCTCGTCTGATCGCAGCTCTGAGATTATCGGACAGTTCAGTGATTCCCGAATCCAGGTGCTGCGCGATGGACACAATCGTGGCCTAAGCGAACGGCTGAACGAAACCGTGCGTCTGGCCCGTGGCCAATTCTATTTCAGGATGGACGCCGACGATATCATGACGGCCGACCGCCTGGAAAAGCAGGTGGCGACTCTCCTGGCCGACCCCGACTGTGACGTGGTGGGGGCAGCTGCTTACATCATTGATGGGGATGACCATTTGACTGGACTTCGCCGGGGCAATCCTTTTGTCGAACAGGGGTTGAGCAGTGTAATGCAACGGGGTGGTTTTATCCATCCGACTGTGGCGGGCAAGACAAGCTGGTTTCTGGCACATCCTTATGACGTGACTGCACAGCGCTGTGAAGACATTGAACTTTGGCTGCGTACTGCTGATGTATCCTGCTTCGTGCAGCTGCCTGAGCCACTACTCTTTTACCGTGAAGCCGGCGACCAGCATGCCAAGGTAGAACAGACTTCGGCCGGATATCAGGCGATGCTGCAGGAAAAGTGCTGCACTGCTGCGCCAGAATACCGTTCGCTATTTCAGCAGCAGATACGCGGTTCAAAGCTTCGGGTAGCTCTTCGGCGGACACTCCATACTTTTGGGGCAGAGAAGTATATCTTGCGGAAGCGCTCGCAACCTATCAGCGACGCAGATCGTCAGGCTGGAGAAAGAGCCTTGCAGATAGCTTTGCATCCTTTAAGCAATAATACATAACAACTAGCAGAACGACACGCGGCAAGTGTTCCTATTACTGGATTTTACCGTGCAGTAAGCTAGTGATTGGAGCAGCTAAGCTCTGCGTCAAACTTGCAGTTTCTTCCGGCTTGCCTCATTCAACTTGCCCGATCACGTTAGAATCCCAATTCCCTGAAAGTTCACTATGCCCAGAACCGACCGCAGTATTTTCTTTGCCGTGACCGCCTCTATCAGCCTTGGCTTCTTGCGGGGGCAAGTCAGATTGCTCCGCGATCGGGGCTGGCGCGCCGGCGTCGGCAGCGCGCCCACAGTGCCAGGTCAGCTGGAGAGATTCGCCCGGCAGGAGGGGGCGCAAGCCTACGCGGTCCCAATGCAGCGCGAGATCAGCCCGCTCTCTGATCTTCGTTCGCTGTGGCAGATGTACCGGACACTGCGGCATTTCCGTCCGGCAGTGACCAACGTTGGTACGCCTAAGGCGGGCCTGATTGGCGGTATGGCAGCGGTGGCTGCACGAGTTCCGGTCCGCGTATACACCCTGCACGGCCTGCGACTGGAAACAGCCGACGGAACCAAACGCCGAATTCTGAACCTGACCGAGCGAGTGGCGATGGCGTGTGCTCATCAGGTGGTCTGTGTCAGTCCCAGTTTGCAGCAGCGAGTCCAGGAATTGAAGCTGGCTCCAGCCTATAAAACGCGTGTGCTGGGTTCGGGAAGTCCCAACGGCGTCCGGTTGCCTGAAGCACTCCCCACTGTTGAGGAAACGGAGCAGCGTCAGAACGAACTGGAGCTGCAGGGTCCAGTGGTCGGCTTTGTTGGTCGTTTCGTGCGGGATAAGGGCATGGCCGAACTGATGGAAGCGTTTCAGCTAGTGCGGCAGCAGGTGCCTGCAGCTCAGCTTCTGCTGGTGGGTGACTTTGAGGAGGGCGATCCGGTCCCGGCCCAGGTTCGGGAAGCCATTGAATCAGTACCAGGCGTGGTGAAAACCGGGTTTGTGCCGGATGTAGGGTTTTATTACCCGATGATGGACGTGCTGGCCCTGCCCACCTACCGTGAAGGCTTCCCCACCGTGGCTCTGGAAGCTTTGGCCTGGGGCGTCCCAGTGGTGACCACCAACGCCACTGGCGCCAGGGATGCTGTGCAGGACGGAGTGACTGGCTGGCAGGTCCCTGTCGGGGACGCGCAGGCGTTGGCGGCAGCGCTGCTGGAAGCAATCACCAACCCTAAAGAAGCTCATCGGCGCGGTGCGGCAGGCCGGCGCTGGGTGGCGGCTTCGTTTCGCCCCGAGGATATCCAGCAGCGCTGGGCTGAACTGTACGAGGAGCTGCTGTACCACAGACAGTTGGCTGCCAAAGACCCAGCGAAGCGGTGGCTTGATGCTGCTCTGGCCGCCAGTGGACTGCTGGTCCTGAGTGGGCCAATGCTGCTTCTGGCTCTGGCTATCCGCAGCAAGCTGGGAAGTCCAGTTATCTTCCGGCAGGTGCGGCCGGGGCTGGGGGGCCAACCATTTACCATGTACAAGTTCCGCACCATGACCGATGAGCGGGGGCCGGACGGCGAGCTACTGTCTGACAGCGTTCGCCTAACACCATTTGGCCGCTTTCTGCGCTCCACTTCGCTGGACGAGCTGCCTGAGTTATTCAATGTGTTTAGGGGCGAGATGAGCCTGGTCGGACCCCGGCCGCTGCTGATGGATTATCTGCCGCTGTATTCGTCCCAGCAGGCCCGCCGTCACGAGGTGCGCCCTGGAGTGACCGGATGGGCGCAGGTTAACGGTCGCAACGCGATCTCCTGGGATCAGAAGTTCAAGTATGACGTCTGGTACGTGGACCATCACAACCTGCTGCTGGACTTGAAAATCCTTTTGCTGACCCTCAAAAAGGTCTTTGTACGTGAAGGCATCAGCGCGGCGGGTGAAGCAACCATGTCACGTTTTACGGGGAGTTCGGCTTAAGCGGGAGGATTGGCTCAAGTGCACTTGATAACTTGATTAAAGATGCCACCCGTCTTCCCGTTGCTTAATGGGTTTGGCGGGGGCTCCCACGGCAGTGACATTGTCAGGAAGCGGGCGGGTGACTACTGCTCCGGCCCCGACAACGCTCCAGCGACCTACGCTGACGCCCTGAATAAGGGTAGCATTGGTGCCGATGTCGGTGCCTTCGCCGATGGTCACGTTGCCGCTGATGACCGCTGCGGGTGCAACAGTTACGAAATCCTCCAGGACATCGTCATGTGCGATGGTGGCCATAATGTTGATCAGGACATGGTTGCCGATTCTGTAGTCGTCCGTGGTGGTCACATTGGCGCAGATCGTCACACCCTCACCGATCCTGACTTCCTGACCGATGATAGCTGTGGGATGAATCAGGGTCGCGAACTTACAATGCCCCAGTTCCTGAAGCTGCAAAACGATCTTGCGGCGGGTCGGCGGCGCACCAATACCTACCGCCACCAGTGTCTCAGGGTACGCTGACAGCCACTGAGCGTCTCCCAGCACGGGCAGGCCGTGCACCTGCTGGCCATGCATCTGTGCATTGCTATCCAGCCAGCCTAGGACTTCATAAGTTTGCTGACGCGCATTGATGTCCCGAACCAGCTGATGGATTTCCCGGGCCAGTCCGCCCGTGCCGAAGATGACCAGAGGTTTCGCTTCCACAAGCGGCATTGTAATTGAGAACCTCAGTAGGTGACAACTTCACTTCCAGCCCCTCCTGGTGGGCAAAAAGGCTGGGTCAACAGGTCTAGGACAGCCATGAACTGTTGTGGTTTCCACCGTAAGGCATCCACGAGATGCTGAGCACCGTACCGCACCAGACTGACCGCTCTACGACCATGCTTGAGAATGGGGATGGACTGGGTCTGGTCAAACCAGACCCCCAAGCGCAAACAAA from Deinococcus sp. Marseille-Q6407 includes the following:
- a CDS encoding oligosaccharide flippase family protein, translating into MQSKTGKNLLGVYGVQFGSIVLPLILIPLMARTLGPELWGHFVTLQALALALTLVVDYGFGFSATRYIARHQDDPQAIRDCVNAVLSAKALLALLLLLIAAVIFMTMPAFQESPWGFWAAMIFAITQGSSPLWYFQGKEDVFPVAVRDISLRALATIVLVLTLKDFSNDWYYFLVFSLFNGLSYIYSTLLMLRETGRYEIKPSKIIYFLKDGAQMFIFRAFGSLYGVTNVMLLRTFASASAVGFYSNAEKSVGVSRSMLPPFTQVMFPKVASLLSKDPEKAWQALMKSYAILLLASLAMSTGLYILSDWIIALLFGNAYMASSRIMKILSIALPFVATYDVFGIQWLLSLGKDKVFTNITVFCSLVALAIACFIAAPYGARGLAYCSVFIDGLSASLMVIYALRYRRKLFSNEIDGREL
- a CDS encoding EpsG family protein, encoding MKLRRPDTSSIQVALLYLPFLAYAFYWGYRPINIGSDTPAYMGMFRAYQLGDQGFINSIDQGFLYFIALVNLFTSSPFNFLFAICLFISICFYMVGVRFLNSPFYLSLYTVLLLSSSFYLAYNINILRQGMASAVAMLLMALLVNYRGWFLRILASPAAILFHKIGGLLTIPMVLGTRRPGMVYFWLAAVFISLFSGLYAPFAIQILPTDYVDYATGNFNYRVGFRPDFVAFSSIPLLLLLILPFRKMSPNTRWIFNAYVLMNGVGHLMNFISYADRFLIASWVLLPLLSTLVIKDINERGYTKTENKRFFSALVILGLLLVNSFFYLRGF
- a CDS encoding AAA family ATPase; protein product: MTDTRPDSRYSEPPLSPRREEDELDLRVLWQGVRHRLPAILLASLLLAGGAYLWAGSRPPVYEASNSLLATNPQGQDTTLPGGLGKAPTLPSGVVDQVMKSPLILGKVIDQLQHSALPEEERNHLVQALQDDLRTQQLRTVTLESDIQPYNNGSGIYTVHAFAGSAQGAKVLADLAGQALLNWDRDRALEGLRRSEAGFQAQAKQVERQLSSATSQERQALLAQQSTIQSNLVQLGLLEESVTGVLSQLTTAVEPGAPISPRPLRTAALVGLISLMLGLIYSLFRTLLDRSIRSEDDLLALSLPTLAVLPQVRKRDVLLSGIVRAGRSAGLYESVGYLRVNLMSELRRIDHPIVMITSTAPGEGKSSLTATLADGFASSGQRVLVVDIDLRRGTQAEVWEKNGETANWVQLVGHDGAQTTREALLDPYNVQVLEAETNVHVLPAGPGLQDSMQLLNRADLTAAFALWRQHYDIVLVDSAPLLALADGLVVGKHADGVILVTEAGETPLQAVKTAVSRAKRNDLKLLGAVINKMNVSNSNSYTYSYNYNVRS
- a CDS encoding acetyltransferase codes for the protein MEAKPLVIFGTGGLAREIHQLVRDINARQQTYEVLGWLDSNAQMHGQQVHGLPVLGDAQWLSAYPETLVAVGIGAPPTRRKIVLQLQELGHCKFATLIHPTAIIGQEVRIGEGVTICANVTTTDDYRIGNHVLINIMATIAHDDVLEDFVTVAPAAVISGNVTIGEGTDIGTNATLIQGVSVGRWSVVGAGAVVTRPLPDNVTAVGAPAKPIKQREDGWHL
- a CDS encoding glycosyltransferase → MRITLISTQLGMGGAENLVCNLADQFVARGHQVQLVSLLGEPVVVPHSSEVQMVNLRLDKRNPASWPLGLAYFQKAIALFSPDIVHAHSFHSIMLARLARPLLKFPKLISSGHSQYEGEGKQALLYRSTDFLSDVMTNISKESTQALIQRVGLRRDKVLTVYNGIDTDKYVFSAVERASTRACLGLHADDQIVLAIGRLSPPKDFPNLFKAIKLLEASEIESKSLKVLIAGTGPEDYRQELKNLIIELGLETEIRFLGVRRDIPALLSAADIFVLSSAWEGFGLVVAEAMACERVVVATDCGGIREVVGEEGFICPPRDPVSLAKSLREALALSPYQATALGTRARQWVVERFDLKQVAEQWLQLYRKI
- a CDS encoding glycosyltransferase family 4 protein codes for the protein MRGKGKVHIFIDNITNQAGTERAVVNLANNLSGHGHHTIIYSLYSVSGGPVYPIASAVKIVHMKLDSYRLSSWPSILSFAYLFRAVFVQTRHLQGALIGTGGTLNILLSILGKREQKTIACEHFNYDSATPFIRFMRDRFVRHADYLVVLTKDDAEIYLSQGYRNIIVIPNEISFEASGKPNYNALKLLAVGRLTVEKGFDILIRMMIPVLRTHDSWELYIYGRGEMEQQLREMIEQSSLQERIFIMPPSNEIEKVYLSSSIFLFPSRYEGFGLVLLEAKTSGLPTVAFNCPSGPSTIIVDKEDGFLIPLGDEAEFQRRTTQLMDDISLRQQMGQQGQINAQAFDSEHIYQLWQKILD
- a CDS encoding glycosyltransferase family 2 protein, which gives rise to MYNADLAERPLVTIGLPVYNAQDYVARTITSVLNQTYSNWELLILDDGSSDRSSEIIGQFSDSRIQVLRDGHNRGLSERLNETVRLARGQFYFRMDADDIMTADRLEKQVATLLADPDCDVVGAAAYIIDGDDHLTGLRRGNPFVEQGLSSVMQRGGFIHPTVAGKTSWFLAHPYDVTAQRCEDIELWLRTADVSCFVQLPEPLLFYREAGDQHAKVEQTSAGYQAMLQEKCCTAAPEYRSLFQQQIRGSKLRVALRRTLHTFGAEKYILRKRSQPISDADRQAGERALQIALHPLSNNT
- a CDS encoding sugar transferase; its protein translation is MPRTDRSIFFAVTASISLGFLRGQVRLLRDRGWRAGVGSAPTVPGQLERFARQEGAQAYAVPMQREISPLSDLRSLWQMYRTLRHFRPAVTNVGTPKAGLIGGMAAVAARVPVRVYTLHGLRLETADGTKRRILNLTERVAMACAHQVVCVSPSLQQRVQELKLAPAYKTRVLGSGSPNGVRLPEALPTVEETEQRQNELELQGPVVGFVGRFVRDKGMAELMEAFQLVRQQVPAAQLLLVGDFEEGDPVPAQVREAIESVPGVVKTGFVPDVGFYYPMMDVLALPTYREGFPTVALEALAWGVPVVTTNATGARDAVQDGVTGWQVPVGDAQALAAALLEAITNPKEAHRRGAAGRRWVAASFRPEDIQQRWAELYEELLYHRQLAAKDPAKRWLDAALAASGLLVLSGPMLLLALAIRSKLGSPVIFRQVRPGLGGQPFTMYKFRTMTDERGPDGELLSDSVRLTPFGRFLRSTSLDELPELFNVFRGEMSLVGPRPLLMDYLPLYSSQQARRHEVRPGVTGWAQVNGRNAISWDQKFKYDVWYVDHHNLLLDLKILLLTLKKVFVREGISAAGEATMSRFTGSSA
- a CDS encoding glycosyltransferase family 2 protein, which encodes MFVSVIIASRGRPQVLAETVKSILQQARRPDEIIIAVTTTDDVLPGMDGSGVQVIISPPGSSVQRNEAIAALNPASDLVVFLDDDVEVASDYLIKVTNFMEVVPDVAAFSSTPVLDKAMGGRLPREEAKAILVNSLVSDPDVRSARGLYGCNMVVRAKYARREKFDERLVSYAWLEDRDYGIRMEKYGAVVNYDGGRIVHFGTPGGRISEVRMGYIQIMNPAYLFFVKKELTFREYVDHGINGFLANLAHRLGVLTLLRPQSIMTIDRNQRLKGNFLALRDIFIGKLDPRLVLEVESR